From Nevskia ramosa DSM 11499, the proteins below share one genomic window:
- a CDS encoding NADP-dependent isocitrate dehydrogenase yields the protein MSTPQPTIIYTLTDEAPLLATCAFLPIIRTFTEAAGIAVTTTDISVAARILGEFPDFLTDEQKVPNTLAELGKKTLEPDANIIKLPNISASQNQLVAAIRELQGKGYALPDFPENPQSDEDKAIRLRYNKCLGSAVNPVLREGNSDRRAPKAVKDYARKHPHSMAPWSQASRSHVSHMHRGDFYHGEKSMTLDKARDVKMELITTSGKALVLKPKVALQAGEVIDSMFMSKKALCEFYENEIEDAHKAGVMFSLHVKATMMKVSHPIVFGHCVKIFYKAAFEKHGKLFDELGVNVNNGMANLYDKIKTLPQTEQDEIKRDLHACHEYRPELAMVDSAKGITNFHSPNDIIVDASMPAMIRNGGKMYGADGRLKDVKAVMPESTFARIYQEMINFCKTHGAFDPKTMGTVPNVGLMAQQAEEYGSHDKTFEIPEDGVANITDLATGEVLLSQTVETGDIWRMCQVKDAAIRDWVKLAVTRARNSGTPAVFWLDPYRPHEHELIQKVVKYVQEYDIKGLKLEIMSQVRAMRYTLERVIRGQDTISVTGNILRDYLTDLFPIMELGTSAKMLSIVPLMAGGGMYETGAGGSAPKHVQQLVEENHLRWDSLGEFLALAVSLEDLGLKTGNPQAKILAKTLDAATGKLLDNNKNPSPKTGQLDNRGSQFYLALYWAQELAKQTEDAELQKHFAALAEKLAANEQTIIEELASVQGKPIDIGGYYKPDVAKMEAAMRPSKTLNATLAEAQG from the coding sequence ATGAGCACTCCGCAGCCGACGATCATCTACACCCTGACCGATGAAGCTCCCCTGCTCGCCACCTGCGCTTTCCTGCCGATCATTCGTACCTTCACCGAGGCGGCGGGCATCGCGGTCACCACGACCGATATCTCGGTCGCGGCGCGCATCCTCGGCGAGTTTCCGGATTTCCTGACCGACGAGCAGAAAGTACCCAACACCCTGGCCGAACTCGGCAAGAAGACGCTGGAGCCGGACGCCAACATCATCAAGCTGCCGAATATCAGCGCCTCGCAGAACCAGCTGGTGGCCGCGATCCGGGAACTGCAAGGCAAGGGCTACGCGCTGCCGGATTTCCCAGAGAATCCGCAGAGCGACGAGGACAAGGCGATCCGCCTCCGCTACAACAAGTGCCTGGGCAGCGCCGTCAATCCGGTGCTGCGCGAAGGCAACTCCGATCGCCGCGCGCCGAAGGCGGTCAAGGATTACGCCCGCAAGCATCCGCACAGCATGGCGCCCTGGAGCCAGGCCTCGCGCAGCCATGTTTCGCACATGCACCGCGGGGACTTCTACCATGGCGAAAAGTCGATGACCCTGGACAAGGCGCGCGACGTGAAGATGGAACTGATCACCACCTCCGGCAAGGCACTCGTGCTGAAGCCCAAGGTCGCGCTGCAGGCTGGCGAAGTGATCGACAGCATGTTCATGAGCAAGAAAGCGCTGTGCGAGTTCTACGAGAACGAGATCGAAGACGCGCACAAGGCCGGGGTGATGTTCTCGCTGCACGTCAAGGCGACGATGATGAAGGTCTCGCACCCGATCGTCTTCGGCCACTGCGTGAAGATCTTCTACAAGGCCGCCTTCGAGAAGCACGGCAAGCTGTTCGACGAGCTGGGCGTCAACGTCAACAACGGCATGGCCAACCTGTACGACAAGATCAAGACGCTGCCGCAAACCGAGCAGGACGAGATCAAGCGCGATCTGCATGCCTGCCACGAGTACCGCCCAGAACTGGCGATGGTCGATTCGGCCAAGGGCATCACCAACTTCCACTCGCCGAACGACATCATCGTCGACGCGTCGATGCCGGCGATGATCCGCAACGGCGGCAAGATGTACGGCGCCGACGGACGCCTCAAGGACGTCAAGGCCGTGATGCCGGAATCGACCTTCGCGCGCATCTACCAGGAGATGATCAACTTCTGCAAAACGCACGGCGCTTTCGATCCCAAGACCATGGGCACCGTGCCGAACGTCGGCCTGATGGCGCAGCAGGCCGAGGAATACGGCTCGCACGACAAGACCTTCGAGATTCCGGAAGACGGTGTCGCCAACATCACCGACCTCGCCACGGGCGAAGTGCTGCTCTCGCAGACCGTGGAGACCGGTGACATCTGGCGCATGTGCCAGGTGAAGGACGCAGCGATCCGCGATTGGGTCAAGCTGGCCGTCACGCGTGCGCGCAACTCCGGCACCCCGGCGGTCTTCTGGCTCGATCCCTATCGCCCGCACGAGCACGAGCTGATCCAGAAGGTGGTGAAGTACGTGCAGGAGTACGACATCAAGGGACTCAAGCTGGAGATCATGTCCCAGGTGCGGGCCATGCGGTACACGCTGGAAAGAGTGATCCGCGGTCAGGACACGATCTCGGTCACCGGCAACATCCTGCGCGACTACCTGACCGATCTGTTCCCGATCATGGAACTGGGCACCAGCGCCAAGATGCTGTCGATCGTGCCGCTGATGGCCGGCGGCGGCATGTACGAAACCGGCGCCGGCGGCTCCGCGCCGAAGCACGTGCAGCAGCTGGTCGAAGAGAACCATCTGCGCTGGGATTCGCTCGGCGAGTTCCTGGCGCTGGCCGTGAGCCTCGAGGATCTGGGGCTCAAGACCGGCAACCCGCAGGCGAAGATTCTCGCCAAGACGCTCGATGCTGCCACCGGCAAGCTGCTCGACAACAATAAAAACCCGTCGCCGAAAACTGGCCAGCTGGACAACCGCGGCAGCCAGTTCTACCTGGCCTTGTACTGGGCGCAGGAGCTCGCCAAACAGACCGAAGACGCGGAGTTGCAGAAGCACTTCGCAGCCCTCGCCGAGAAACTCGCTGCGAACGAGCAGACCATCATCGAGGAACTCGCCTCCGTTCAGGGCAAGCCGATCGATATCGGCGGCTACTACAAGCCCGATGTGGCCAAGATGGAAGCCGCGATGCGGCCCAGCAAGACGCTCAACGCGACCCTGGCTGAAGCACAGGGCTGA
- a CDS encoding vWA domain-containing protein encodes MHRHLPIFAAASLFGAAIALSACSTTQPAESAHQEVLPAAAPQPSTQTEADQAVVSAKAARAATMQEHRLSKSMPAPMQTLIAPGAPLYQPQPAEDREQYAALTANPVFRAGETPVSTFSVDVDTGSYSNVRRLLNEGRLPPADAVRVEELINYFDYAYAGPKDRSTPFALHTELGPTPWNSNTELLAIGIQGWKPAASETRPSNLVFLVDVSGSMHDKDKLPLVKSSLKLLANELTARDRISLVVYAGRTEVVLEPTPGDQTAKIIAALDRLEAGGSTNGASGIQLAYQMAKQAYMPEGNNRVLLATDGDFNVGISDVRQLKQMVEEQRKSGVALSTLGFGTGNYNDQLMEQIADVGNGHYQYIDSLTEARRVFVDERASALETIARDVKIQIEFNPALVAEYRLIGYENRLLKREDFNNDAIDAGDIGAGHRVTALYEIARVGSGGEKIDGLRYGAEQRKPATTKTGELAFLRLRYKLPDDGINASSRLIERVIRPEDAVTALKTSASFKLAAAVAAYGQILRGGEYVDRYELRDAAALARSAMAGQADQASGRSAEFVELVKLAASLKSTTAANRPNGETTD; translated from the coding sequence ATGCACCGTCATTTGCCTATCTTCGCCGCCGCCAGTCTGTTCGGTGCGGCGATCGCGCTGTCCGCCTGTTCGACGACTCAGCCCGCTGAATCGGCGCATCAGGAAGTCTTGCCCGCGGCAGCGCCGCAGCCATCGACGCAGACTGAAGCCGATCAGGCCGTGGTTAGCGCCAAGGCGGCCCGAGCGGCGACGATGCAGGAACATCGACTGAGCAAATCGATGCCGGCGCCGATGCAGACACTGATCGCGCCCGGTGCGCCGCTGTATCAGCCACAGCCGGCCGAGGATCGCGAGCAGTACGCCGCGCTGACCGCCAATCCGGTGTTCCGCGCAGGTGAAACTCCGGTGTCGACGTTCAGCGTCGATGTCGATACCGGTTCGTACTCGAACGTGCGCCGCCTGCTCAATGAGGGCCGCCTGCCGCCGGCCGATGCCGTGCGCGTCGAGGAGTTGATCAACTACTTCGATTATGCCTATGCCGGCCCGAAGGATCGTTCGACGCCGTTCGCGCTGCATACCGAGCTGGGCCCGACGCCCTGGAACTCGAACACAGAACTGCTGGCGATCGGCATCCAGGGCTGGAAGCCGGCGGCCAGCGAGACGCGGCCGTCGAACCTGGTGTTCCTCGTCGATGTGTCCGGCTCGATGCACGACAAGGACAAGCTGCCGCTGGTCAAGTCCAGCCTGAAGCTGCTGGCCAATGAGCTGACTGCGCGCGATCGCATCAGCCTCGTCGTCTACGCCGGCCGTACCGAAGTGGTGCTGGAACCGACGCCGGGCGACCAGACCGCGAAGATCATCGCCGCGCTCGATCGCCTTGAAGCCGGTGGCTCGACCAATGGCGCCAGCGGCATCCAGCTCGCCTACCAGATGGCGAAACAGGCCTACATGCCAGAAGGCAACAACCGCGTGCTGCTGGCCACCGATGGCGATTTCAATGTCGGCATCAGCGATGTCCGTCAGCTGAAGCAGATGGTCGAGGAACAGCGGAAATCGGGCGTGGCGCTATCGACGCTCGGCTTCGGCACCGGCAACTACAACGACCAGCTGATGGAGCAGATCGCCGACGTCGGCAACGGCCACTACCAGTACATCGACAGCCTGACCGAAGCGCGCCGGGTGTTCGTCGACGAGCGCGCGTCGGCGCTGGAAACGATCGCTCGCGACGTCAAGATCCAGATCGAGTTCAACCCGGCGCTGGTCGCCGAATACCGCTTGATCGGCTACGAAAATCGCCTGCTCAAGCGCGAGGATTTCAACAACGATGCGATCGATGCCGGCGACATCGGCGCTGGTCATCGGGTGACCGCGCTGTACGAGATTGCCCGCGTCGGCAGCGGCGGCGAGAAGATCGATGGACTTCGCTATGGCGCCGAGCAGCGCAAGCCTGCAACCACCAAGACTGGCGAGTTGGCCTTCCTGCGTCTGCGCTACAAGCTGCCGGATGACGGTATCAATGCCAGTTCCCGGCTGATCGAACGGGTGATCCGTCCGGAAGATGCGGTGACGGCGCTGAAGACTTCGGCTTCGTTCAAGCTCGCGGCAGCAGTTGCCGCTTACGGCCAGATCCTGCGCGGCGGCGAGTACGTCGATCGTTACGAGTTGCGCGACGCTGCAGCGTTGGCAAGATCGGCGATGGCGGGACAGGCCGATCAGGCCAGCGGCCGCAGCGCAGAATTCGTCGAGCTGGTGAAGCTCGCGGCGAGCCTGAAATCAACCACCGCCGCGAATCGTCCGAACGGGGAGACGACTGACTGA
- a CDS encoding RNA polymerase sigma factor: MSTGPSDEQLMQRYRDGDASAFEPLYRRHRDGVYRYLLRGCSRSELAGELFQEVWIGVVRARTDWQPRARFATWLYRIAHNRLIDTWRSTPQGHESLPDESDEDGGTSIPPALWAPLQERPEEQQLASERGVRLRKALATLPREQRDAFLLHEESGMSLDEIAEASGVGRETIKSRLRYALAKLREALADV, from the coding sequence ATGTCCACAGGCCCTAGCGATGAACAGCTGATGCAGCGCTACCGCGACGGCGATGCCAGCGCGTTCGAGCCGCTGTATCGGCGTCATCGCGATGGCGTCTACCGCTATCTGCTGCGCGGCTGTTCGCGGTCCGAACTGGCGGGCGAGCTGTTTCAAGAGGTGTGGATCGGCGTGGTGCGGGCGCGGACTGACTGGCAGCCACGCGCCCGCTTCGCGACCTGGCTGTACCGCATCGCCCACAATCGCCTGATCGACACCTGGCGCAGCACACCGCAGGGCCACGAGTCTTTGCCCGATGAGAGCGACGAGGACGGAGGCACGAGTATTCCGCCAGCGCTGTGGGCGCCGTTGCAGGAGCGGCCCGAAGAACAGCAGCTGGCCAGCGAGCGCGGTGTGCGTCTGCGCAAGGCGCTGGCCACCTTGCCGCGGGAACAGCGCGATGCCTTCCTGCTGCATGAGGAAAGCGGCATGAGCCTGGACGAGATTGCCGAAGCCAGCGGCGTCGGCCGCGAAACGATCAAGAGCCGGCTGCGCTACGCGCTGGCCAAACTGCGAGAGGCGCTCGCCGATGTCTGA
- a CDS encoding TolC family outer membrane protein — translation MKNLLRPLLGGSLWLCAVMASAQADDLMLVYTKALDGNPEYQSAVAGYQQALEAKPQAWAKLLPQIGINGDASVVNQSLSGRFFVGSSPQLPNGTDINREDSFNSVGYQVGLTQVLFDRGLYLSLDTAELEMSRAGLLTYDAQDQLRVGVVDAYFAALAADDEVRFATSEKSAIEAVLAQTRDKAAIGLVADTELKTAQAQLDLADAGLIAARNAVSVSRAQLSLLTGGGEVGVLKTLAETYVPGPPEPNQIGVWIERATTQNLQVKAGQLAVQLAKKNIDKAYGLRWPKLNALAAYTYDYAQGGISNGIGAEGNRATDERVGIQLRVPIYTGGAVNSGIRAAQAGLTRAQADEAAKRNDASRKVQIAFLNCSAGIARVQALKRAIESTRASEEATRVGYEVGTKTNGELLLALRSRYKAERDFAAARYDAITNTLRLRAAAGSLSHADLLNVNSTLQ, via the coding sequence ATGAAGAATCTGTTGCGTCCGCTGTTGGGCGGATCGCTGTGGCTGTGCGCGGTGATGGCGTCAGCGCAAGCTGATGACCTGATGCTGGTCTATACCAAGGCGCTCGACGGCAATCCGGAATACCAGTCCGCCGTCGCCGGCTATCAGCAGGCGCTTGAAGCAAAGCCGCAGGCCTGGGCCAAGCTGTTGCCGCAGATCGGCATCAACGGCGATGCCTCGGTGGTCAACCAATCGCTCAGCGGCCGCTTCTTCGTCGGCTCCAGCCCGCAGCTTCCGAACGGGACCGACATCAATCGCGAAGACTCATTCAACAGCGTCGGTTATCAGGTCGGCCTGACCCAGGTGCTGTTCGACCGCGGCCTTTACCTGTCGCTGGATACCGCCGAGCTCGAGATGAGCCGCGCCGGCCTGCTGACGTACGACGCGCAGGATCAACTCCGCGTCGGCGTCGTCGATGCCTACTTCGCGGCACTGGCCGCCGACGACGAAGTGCGCTTCGCCACCTCGGAAAAATCAGCGATCGAAGCGGTGCTGGCGCAGACCCGCGACAAGGCCGCCATCGGCCTGGTGGCGGATACCGAACTGAAGACGGCGCAGGCGCAACTGGATCTTGCCGACGCCGGCCTGATCGCCGCGCGCAACGCCGTATCCGTGTCTCGCGCGCAGTTGTCGCTGCTGACCGGCGGCGGCGAAGTCGGCGTGCTCAAGACGCTGGCTGAGACCTACGTGCCGGGCCCGCCGGAGCCGAATCAGATCGGTGTCTGGATCGAGCGCGCCACCACCCAGAATCTGCAGGTCAAGGCCGGGCAGCTCGCAGTGCAACTGGCGAAGAAGAACATCGACAAGGCTTATGGCCTGCGCTGGCCGAAGCTCAATGCGCTGGCGGCCTACACCTACGATTACGCGCAGGGCGGCATTTCCAACGGCATCGGTGCCGAAGGCAACCGGGCGACCGACGAGCGTGTCGGCATCCAGTTGCGCGTGCCGATCTACACCGGCGGCGCGGTCAACTCCGGGATTCGCGCTGCGCAGGCGGGGTTGACTCGCGCCCAGGCCGATGAAGCCGCCAAGCGCAACGATGCTTCGCGCAAGGTGCAGATCGCCTTCCTGAACTGCAGCGCCGGCATCGCCCGCGTGCAGGCGCTGAAGCGGGCCATCGAATCGACCCGGGCTTCGGAAGAAGCAACGCGGGTGGGTTACGAAGTCGGCACCAAGACCAATGGCGAACTGCTGCTGGCGCTGCGCAGCCGCTACAAGGCCGAGCGTGATTTCGCTGCCGCCCGTTACGACGCCATCACCAACACGCTGCGCCTGCGCGCCGCGGCCGGCAGCCTGAGTCATGCCGATCTGCTGAACGTCAACAGCACGCTGCAGTAA
- a CDS encoding HlyD family secretion protein: MESPRHPFRKFIFGSAAKSADGLYYALTGARHGRPIRLEPAEFELARLMDGARDAATVRKAAAETLGAELSADELERFCNELAIGDLLAAGGQEPLPVPALTDGEAVIAGWSSGPKPTGVGSETAAPSTVPGSLTGPGLPGSLTGLWGAFRGVVAPPRVRLPAGPLLPIGSLLNLPMLAGVFGLLALLALVAGAIAVMWNKRFEMSVDLARLIEPWPLLLTIIGGVLLLNLLSEIARAAAIRGQTRSTPAFGIVLGTALIPRFHTDTSGAAESAPREQRLRIVGSPLVAQLMLFVTFVGLWLVFHHNHSILPSLLVAMSLLTSAFFLLQLNPLVKRDGYNWLVQWFQASDLREQAMYAVMNYERPWNEAKRLSPSVMRWYYFACAAFTFWMMVWVVLFPGRWLSGAFGSVGVVIVVLLMAWSVFTSARRTKTTRGSIGAGKLNLAAPKKLDLVIIAALVVFALFPYTYEPSGQFTVLPSARADIRALTAGDIREVFVKEGDKVKAGQVIARITDDEERTAVASSEASLARLRANLSIAKKGAKTEEVDQARQEVTTAEKRIEFSGAESERLKKAFAKRAVSDQDYQRARSIAELDKQRLLEARKHLAVVSSPTRPEQSQAIDAEIAREQALLELHQKAVENALIKAPIAGRVVSHQLRFAVGDFLQRGELLATVEDSSQLLVEIRLPETEVGTINIGAKAWAKAWAFPDDGYPGVIREIAPSAEKNDYGKVVRVVMAIDHPDGKLLPEMTGYAKVETERVPLIVAFTRPVLRFFLVEFWSWLP; encoded by the coding sequence ATGGAAAGCCCTCGTCATCCGTTTCGCAAATTCATCTTCGGCTCGGCCGCCAAGTCCGCCGATGGCCTTTACTACGCGCTGACTGGCGCCCGTCATGGCCGGCCTATCCGGCTCGAGCCGGCGGAGTTCGAACTTGCGCGGCTGATGGATGGCGCGCGCGATGCCGCCACGGTGCGCAAGGCGGCAGCTGAAACGCTGGGCGCCGAGCTCAGTGCTGACGAGCTGGAACGCTTCTGCAACGAGCTGGCGATCGGCGATCTGCTCGCCGCCGGCGGCCAGGAGCCGCTCCCGGTGCCGGCGCTGACCGATGGCGAGGCGGTGATCGCCGGCTGGTCGAGCGGGCCGAAGCCGACCGGTGTGGGCTCGGAAACGGCTGCGCCGTCGACGGTACCCGGTTCCCTGACCGGTCCCGGCCTGCCCGGTTCTCTGACCGGCCTCTGGGGCGCGTTCCGCGGTGTTGTTGCACCACCGCGCGTCCGGCTGCCAGCCGGGCCGCTGCTGCCGATCGGTAGCCTGCTGAATCTGCCGATGCTTGCTGGCGTCTTCGGGCTGCTGGCGCTGCTCGCGCTGGTGGCCGGCGCCATCGCGGTGATGTGGAACAAGCGCTTCGAGATGAGTGTGGATCTCGCGCGTCTGATTGAACCCTGGCCGTTGCTGCTGACCATCATCGGCGGCGTGCTGCTGCTGAACCTGCTGTCGGAAATCGCCCGCGCCGCGGCGATCCGGGGCCAGACCCGTTCGACGCCGGCGTTCGGCATCGTGCTCGGTACCGCGCTGATCCCGCGCTTTCATACCGATACCAGCGGTGCGGCGGAAAGCGCGCCGCGCGAGCAGCGCCTGCGCATCGTCGGCAGTCCGCTGGTCGCACAGCTGATGCTGTTCGTGACGTTCGTCGGCCTGTGGCTGGTGTTCCATCACAACCATTCGATCCTGCCGTCGCTGCTGGTCGCGATGAGCTTGCTGACCAGCGCGTTCTTCCTGCTGCAGCTCAATCCGCTGGTCAAGCGCGATGGCTACAACTGGCTGGTGCAGTGGTTCCAGGCCTCGGATCTGCGCGAGCAGGCGATGTACGCGGTGATGAATTACGAGCGGCCGTGGAACGAGGCCAAGCGGCTGTCGCCGTCGGTGATGCGCTGGTACTACTTCGCCTGCGCAGCGTTCACGTTCTGGATGATGGTCTGGGTGGTGCTGTTCCCGGGCCGCTGGCTGTCCGGCGCGTTCGGCAGCGTCGGCGTGGTCATCGTCGTGCTGCTGATGGCCTGGTCGGTGTTCACCAGCGCGCGTCGGACCAAGACCACCCGTGGTTCGATCGGCGCCGGCAAGCTGAATCTGGCAGCGCCGAAGAAGCTGGATCTGGTGATCATCGCCGCCCTCGTGGTGTTTGCCCTGTTCCCGTACACCTACGAGCCGAGCGGCCAGTTCACCGTGCTGCCCAGCGCTCGCGCCGACATTCGCGCGCTGACCGCCGGCGACATCCGCGAGGTGTTCGTCAAGGAAGGAGACAAGGTCAAGGCCGGTCAGGTCATCGCCCGGATCACCGATGACGAGGAACGCACGGCGGTCGCATCCAGCGAAGCCTCGCTGGCCCGCTTGCGCGCGAATCTGTCGATCGCCAAGAAGGGCGCGAAGACCGAAGAAGTGGATCAGGCGCGCCAGGAAGTGACGACCGCCGAGAAGCGCATCGAGTTCAGCGGTGCCGAAAGCGAGCGACTGAAGAAAGCCTTTGCCAAGCGTGCGGTTTCCGATCAGGACTACCAGCGTGCGCGTTCGATCGCCGAGCTCGACAAGCAGCGTCTGCTCGAAGCCCGCAAGCATCTGGCGGTGGTTTCCAGCCCGACTCGCCCCGAGCAGTCACAGGCGATCGATGCCGAAATCGCCCGCGAGCAGGCCCTGCTCGAACTGCACCAGAAAGCGGTCGAGAACGCGCTGATCAAGGCGCCGATCGCCGGCCGTGTGGTGTCTCATCAGCTGCGCTTCGCGGTCGGTGATTTCCTTCAGCGCGGCGAGCTGCTGGCGACGGTCGAGGATTCGTCCCAGCTGCTGGTCGAGATTCGTCTGCCGGAAACCGAAGTCGGCACCATCAACATCGGCGCCAAGGCTTGGGCCAAGGCCTGGGCGTTTCCGGATGATGGTTATCCGGGCGTGATCCGCGAGATCGCCCCGAGTGCCGAGAAGAACGATTACGGCAAGGTGGTGCGCGTGGTCATGGCCATCGATCACCCGGACGGCAAGCTGCTGCCGGAGATGACCGGCTACGCCAAGGTGGAGACCGAACGGGTGCCGCTGATCGTCGCGTTCACGCGACCGGTGCTGCGCTTCTTCCTGGTCGAATTCTGGTCCTGGCTGCCGTAA
- a CDS encoding sulfotransferase, with protein MIESPLLIVAPPGAHASRLAAMLGQHSHAQDLPELSLFMAKTVGGLGEISALSDGTTTHGLRRAIAAVHFGSQQDAAIADAERWLARRSDWQGSMVLSEFVQRLAPKTLVSADTALGWRPDFLDRLLDELPDVRLLHLIEHPRRWCRETAAALEDRLFVAPDYKDYAVSPPAIDPQLAWLRVHSNIADAGQWLPDAQYRLLNVEALLARPDATLAELCQWLGWSAAEAEINAMQRPEFGAFAGLGPSSALYGADESFLADPGFVRRLRSTDSLQGALEWRPEVPGFAPEVVSLAERYRYR; from the coding sequence ATGATCGAAAGCCCGCTGTTGATCGTTGCGCCGCCCGGCGCGCATGCCTCGCGGCTGGCGGCTATGCTGGGCCAGCACAGCCACGCCCAGGATCTGCCGGAACTGAGCTTGTTCATGGCCAAGACGGTCGGCGGGCTGGGCGAGATCAGCGCGCTGTCCGACGGCACGACCACGCATGGATTGCGACGGGCGATCGCTGCCGTCCACTTCGGTTCGCAGCAGGATGCGGCGATCGCCGACGCCGAACGCTGGCTGGCTCGGCGCAGCGACTGGCAGGGCTCGATGGTGCTCAGCGAGTTCGTGCAGCGTCTGGCGCCGAAGACCCTGGTCAGCGCCGATACCGCGCTGGGCTGGCGTCCGGATTTTCTTGATCGCCTGCTCGACGAACTGCCGGACGTTCGCCTGCTGCACTTGATCGAGCATCCCCGGCGCTGGTGCCGAGAGACAGCGGCTGCGCTCGAGGATCGCTTGTTCGTGGCACCGGACTACAAGGATTACGCGGTTTCGCCGCCAGCCATCGACCCGCAACTGGCCTGGCTGCGTGTACACAGCAACATCGCCGACGCCGGCCAATGGCTGCCGGACGCGCAGTACCGTCTGCTGAATGTGGAGGCGCTGCTGGCTCGCCCGGACGCGACGCTGGCCGAGCTTTGCCAATGGCTGGGCTGGTCTGCTGCCGAAGCTGAAATCAACGCGATGCAGCGGCCGGAATTCGGCGCCTTTGCCGGCCTTGGGCCGAGCAGCGCCTTGTATGGCGCGGACGAAAGCTTTCTTGCTGATCCCGGGTTCGTACGCCGATTGCGATCAACGGACAGCTTGCAGGGCGCGTTGGAGTGGCGGCCCGAGGTCCCGGGTTTTGCGCCGGAAGTAGTGAGTCTCGCGGAGCGCTACCGCTACCGTTGA
- a CDS encoding high-potential iron-sulfur protein produces the protein MFDTKQVSRRRFLSLAVAAAAAPAGLLISQQSFAADLPALSPDDPTAKSLGYVADSSKLDAKTQPAFKPGSACAKCALFSGAAGAASGPCGIFAGKAVSAKGWCQAFAAKPA, from the coding sequence ATGTTCGATACGAAGCAGGTCTCCCGTCGTCGCTTTCTGTCGCTTGCTGTCGCGGCCGCTGCTGCACCCGCTGGGCTCTTGATCAGCCAGCAATCTTTCGCCGCTGATCTGCCGGCGCTGTCGCCGGATGACCCAACGGCCAAGTCGCTCGGCTATGTCGCCGACTCGTCCAAGCTGGATGCAAAAACCCAACCGGCATTCAAGCCAGGCAGTGCCTGTGCGAAATGCGCGCTGTTCAGTGGGGCTGCGGGCGCGGCCAGCGGACCTTGCGGCATCTTCGCCGGCAAGGCCGTTTCGGCCAAGGGTTGGTGTCAGGCCTTTGCGGCCAAGCCAGCCTGA